Proteins encoded within one genomic window of Trichomycterus rosablanca isolate fTriRos1 chromosome 7, fTriRos1.hap1, whole genome shotgun sequence:
- the sypa gene encoding synaptophysin a produces the protein MDVVNQLVANGQFRVLKVPLGFIKVLQWVFAIFAFSTCGTYSGSFRMKVECKNRSDSNLKIDVDFEYPFRLHQVYFDAPTCKGGQTEQYFLVGDYSSSAEFFVTIGVFAFLYSMAALSIYVFAFEKYRENNKGPLIDLGVTCVFTFMWLVSSAAWAKGLSDVKTATDPDKVVNLIQACDLEGSVCSEVHDPVMSGLNTSVVFGFMNLILWAGNIWFVFKETGIVAPFMRQPPAQEKQPAPDSYGQQGYGQQDPYSGSQGGYQPDYSQQGYNQGADYGQGGYNQQGAPTSFSNQM, from the exons GTGTTTGCCATCTTTGCATTTTCCACCTGTGGGACTTACTCGGGATCCTTTCGCATGAAGGTGGAGTGCAAAAACAGATCAGACAGTAACCTGAAAATAGACGTGGACTTTGAATATCCATTCAG GCTTCATCAAGTATACTTCGATGCCCCAACATGCAAGGGAGGTCAAACTGAGCAGTACTTCCTTGTGGGCGACTACTCATCTTCCGCCGAGTTTTTTGTTACCATTGGTGTCTTCGCTTTTCTGTACTCCATGGCAGCTCTTAGCATCTATGTCTTTGCCTTTGAGAAGTACCGTGAAAACAACAAGGGGCCTCTGATT GATCTTGGTGTGACATGCGTGTTCACCTTCATGTGGCTGGTGAGCTCAGCGGCATGGGCGAAAGGATTGTCAGATGTGAAGACAGCCACAGATCCAGATAAGGTGGTAAATCTTATCCAGGCCTGTGATCTGGAGGGATCAGTCTGCAGTGAGGTTCACGACCCTGTCATGTCCGGCCTTAACACCTCTGTG GTCTTCGGCTTCATGAACCTGATCTTGTGGGCTGGCAACATTTGGTTTGTCTTTAAGGAGACAGGCATTGTCGCCCCCTTCATGCGCCAACCACCCGCCCAGGAGAAGCAGCCAGCCCCTGACTCCTATGGACAGCAGGGCTATGGCCAGCAGGACCCATACTCTGGCTCCCAGGGTGGATATCAGCCAGATTACAGCCAGCAGGGCTACAACCAGGGTGCAGATTACGGTCAGGGTGGCTACAACCAGCAGGGTGCGCCCACCTCTTTTTCCAACCAGATGTGA
- the emilin3a gene encoding EMILIN-3, with protein sequence MLWPDFLCPLFFVSVGIAVVDAFGAYRPNPNHFSAYNSEVNPNYSSGKPTARHKNHCAYVVEKSVSYTVQDGAAPYVKAEYKKCGYGKKCPAIKYRMFYKPKYKVAYKTMTELEWRCCPGFSGVGCTHGHALYGMKAMPPFKGPAPSYKGVPSQKGPQPSLKGPMPSYNRPMPSLKGPMPPFKRPMPSYKGYSNKGPMAQPNYNRNHWNQPLTPFNSMGGYPSPNVPPSYPETLYRPYTDPETDHLDPEPEQHNPLTNEQDSEHDQIPDGHEPLTDYQDALPAPQESVPETQAPSGDSELNHDTEENSATIERLNQMEEDVQRLSLGIETLRAKMTSLEDHLRASLREDTNRMISTILSAAPASAAAKSQDSVGFEQLSGGAPDPDIDGSDALTQLPNLGELAEKVAELQSILLSRSAELSEMKKTVLEHDNTLNMLNNETVNLTDSQALETMVDAKLSEAETTMFGRFEKHMKSAEERCDGRLTEVVLQCNQKIMLGQEQLEQVINSSVMALKNELRNFHADLQGLEPEDSCCIAMSGLTERLVLIEHSMDGLNQSQVHLRAELGGHRDHVEGMIEGRLGYVESILTTTEQQPGVGSRIASNVEVCLEEKIIDLENRLFAAIEELGNTTSPALSEGQVVTTLATEVEALKQRIEGDMENIQKQLGSLELLCTTSCGPQPVLTGYSAPLLTEEEDQKHNELNKHLSAQTERLDQLNTTLNSLLTQLAKKQDEKTLQGEVTLLKVSIHSVNHTLGGLKANFGKVVQKVGQTNLTWQEREERIAQQVKGVVQLVGQQASMLGAGERRLTRLKGELQDLRRRLAGELQTCRSTALGVQKEVNEVGGRVTRIEGQCGGLARLTEDLEMVRGELEKHTDGYFSQVNNTLLNHSLQLSELKEGLKNCSEVPGSTMSTGFITAGPTVSEKSTPEPPQPRGDQFMVPKQGRDEQELT encoded by the exons ATGCTTTGGCCAGATTTTCTTTGCCCACTCTTTTTTGTGAGTGTGGGCATAGCTGTAGTGGATGCTTTTGGTGCTTACCGTCCTAATCCCAACCATTTCAGTGCCTACAACTCGGAAGTGAATCCTAACTACAGCTCTGGGAAACCAACTGCAAGACACAA GAACCACTGTGCATATGTAGTGGAAAAGAGCGTTTCCTATACTGTTCAGGATGGTGCAGCTCCTTATGTGAAGGCCGAGTACAAAAAATGTGGCTATGGAAAAAAGTGTCCAGCAATTAA GTACCGGATGTTCTACAAGCCAAAGTATAAGGTGGCGTACAAGACAATGACTGAGTTAGAGTGGCGCTGTTGTCCTGGATTCTCTGGTGTCGGCTGTACTCATGGACATGCACTTTATGGAATGAAAGCAATGCCCCCATTTAAAGGTCCTGCTCCATCATACAAGGGTGTGCCCTCTCAAAAAGGTCCCCAGCCATCCCTTAAAGGCCCTATGCCTTCTTACAATCGGCCTATGCCATCCCTCAAGGGACCAATGCCTCCTTTTAAGAGACCTATGCCTTCTTATAAAGGTTATTCAAACAAAGGCCCAATGGCTCAACCCAACTATAACAGAAACCACTGGAATCAACCATTAACACCATTTAATTCAATGGGTGGGTATCCTAGCCCTAATGTTCCACCATCCTATCCGGAAACCTTATATAGACCCTATACGGACCCTGAGACAGATCACCTTGATCCTGAGCCAGAACAACACAACCCGCTAACCAATGAACAAGATTCTGAACATGATCAAATTCCAGACGGTCATGAACCTTTAACAGACTATCAGGATGCCTTGCCAGCACCCCAGGAGTCAGTTCCTGAGACACAGGCTCCCTCTGGTGACAGTGAGCTAAACCATG ATACAGAAGAGAACAGTGCAACCATAGAACGTTTAAATCAAATGGAAGAGGATGTGCAGCGACTCTCACTCGGTATTGAGACTCTCCGTGCCAAGATGACAAGCTTAGAGGACCATCTGCGGGCCTCACTCAGAGAGGACACCAATCGCATGATCTCTACCATCTTATCTGCAGCTCCAGCTTCAGCTGCTGCTAAATCTCAAGACTCTGTTGGTTTTGAGCAGCTTTCTGGTGGGGCACCAGATCCAGACATTGACGGCTCAGATGCGTTAACGCAACTTCCAAATCTGGGTGAGCTGGCTGAAAAGGTGGCAGAACTGCAATCTATACTTCTGTCTAGGAGTGCAGAACTGTCAGAGATGAAAAAGACAGTTTTGGAACATGATAACACCCTGAATATGCTAAATAACGAAACAGTGAACCTCACAGACTCTCAAGCCCTGGAGACCATGGTGGATGCAAAACTTAGTGAAGCAGAAACAACCATGTTTGGAAGATTTGAGAAGCATATGAAGAGTGCAGAGGAGCGTTGCGATGGTCGCTTGACAGAGGTGGTGCTCCAGTGCAACCAGAAAATTATGCTGGGACAAGAACAGCTGGAGCAGGTTATAAATAGTAGTGTGATGGCTTTGAAGAATGAGCTTAGGAATTTCCATGCTGACCTTCAAGGCCTAGAACCTGAAGATTCCTGTTGCATTGCAATGTCGGGCTTGACCGAAAGACTTGTACTGATTGAACACTCGATGGACGGCCTGAACCAGTCCCAAGTGCACCTTCGGGCTGAACTTGGAGGTCACAGAGACCACGTGGAGGGCATGATCGAGGGCAGACTGGGCTATGTGGAATCAATTCTGACCACAACAGAACAACAACCTGGAGTTGGCAGCAGAATAGCCAGTAATGTAGAAGTATGCCTGGAGGAAAAGATAATAGACCTTGAAAATCGACTGTTTGCTGCAATTGAGGAACTTGGTAATACTACATCTCCAGCTTTATCTGAAGGTCAGGTAGTGACCACTTTGGCAACAGAAGTCGAGGCTCTTAAACAGAGAATAGAAGGTGATATGGAGAACATTCAGAAGCAATTAGGCTCTCTGGAACTCCTTTGCACTACATCCTGTGGCCCACAACCAGTCCTTACAGGATATTCTGCACCACTGCTAACAGAGGAAGAAGACCAGAAACACAACGAACTTAATAAACATCTTAGtgcacagacagaaagattAGACCAACTGAACACCACACTGAACTCTTTACTAACCCAGCTGGCTAAGAAACAGGACGAGAAGACACTTCAGGGTGAAGTAACCCTACTTAAGGTGAGCATACACTCTGTCAATCATACCCTAGGTGGACTGAAAGCCAATTTCGGAAAAGTGGTGCAAAAAGTTGGACAGACCAACCTCACCTGGCAGGAGCGTGAGGAGAGGATAGCGCAGCAGGTTAAGGGTGTGGTGCAGCTGGTCGGGCAGCAAGCCTCCATGCTTGGCGCCGGGGAGAGAAGGCTGACCCGTCTAAAAGGCGAGCTGCAGGATCTGAGACGCAGACTGGCCGGGGAGCTCCAGACCTGTCGCTCTACCGCCCTGGGTGTCCAAAAAGAGGTGAATGAGGTCGGGGGACGAGTGACTCGCATAGAGGGTCAGTGTGGTGGCCTGGCACGACTAACTGAAGATTTGGAAATGGTCAGAGGAGAACTGGAGAAGCACACAGATGGCTACTTTTCACAGGTCAACAACACGCTCCTCAATCATTCCCTCCAGCTTTCTGAACTTAAAGAGGGGCTGAAAAACTGCTCTGAAGTTCCTGGGTCTACAATGTCAACAGGCTTCATAACAGCAGGTCCGACAGTGTCAGAAAAATCAACACCCGAACCACCACAACCAAGAGGAGACCAGTTTATGGTTCCCAAACAGGGTAGAGATGAGCAGGAACTCACATGA